The DNA sequence GCTTTGCTGACCAGCCTAAAGAACAACAAACCCACCAGCCTAAAGGGCACCTACATAAAGTCACTGTACGTGACCACCAGCATGGGTCCCAGCATCACCATCGAAACAACCGAAGCCAACTAGGCAGTAAAAGTTGTAGTAAAAACAGCTTCGCGCAACGCGGAGCTGTTTTTCTGTAGAATAGATAGGTAATGGTGGTAATTGGAATAACCGGGCCTATCGGTCACGGTAAAACAACATTTGCAGATGCCCTGGCCCAACACGAGCCCTCTTTTTGCCACCTAGAAGCCAACATGGCCATCATCGAAGTGGCCAACGCCCTGCACGAGGTGCTACCCGCAGATATAAGCCCTCACCAGATCGATTCCATAAATGCCTGGCTGCAGTCACTGCCGGATATTCTGCAACAAACAGTAGGTGTTACGTGCTCTTTTGAGCAGATCGCCCTCACGGCCCAAGCCGTGCAGAACCAGCCGGCAGAGTATCAAAAGCTCATGTTGCACATCGAGAACCTGCAGCGCAATCCAGTCCTCGCCCAACAGGACATAACCGCCGACAACAAAACAAGTTACCGCCCATTTTTGCAGTGGCTCGGCGGCTATCTGGTGGCAAAAGTAGACCCGGGCATTTGGTTCAACGAAGTTGTGAGGCGCCTCCAGCACAGCCAGCAAGCAGGCTGCAAGGTATGTATTATTGGTGGCGTACGCTATCCTTCGGATGCCAAAATACTACGCACAGCCAATGCCAAGATCATAGAGCTGTACCGCCCCGGGCACCTCCAGACCGACACTCTCGATCCCACCGAACGCGAACGCGACAGTATCCAGGCTGACAGCACGGTTATTAGCAACGGCAGTGTCGAAGATTTGCAACACTGTGCCGCACAGATATTGCAGGACATTCAGACTGACAAGCTCCAGCAAACCTATCAGACAAAGGCGACATAACATGGCACACTACCGGACCCGCAAAGAAACCATCAGTTACAAAAAGTATCTGCATGAGCGCAAAAAACAGGGCAAGGACAGTGACTGTATTTTTTGCGAGGTCGTGCCGGGCTTTCCGCAGTTTGTGAAAGAACTCAAACACTTCAAAATCATTCGCAATATTTTTATGTACTCCAGTTGGGACGGCCAGGCCGTTCGTGAACACTTGCTACTCGTACCTCACAAGCACGTGAACTCACTGGCACACGTTTCTAAGGCTGCTGCTCTCGAGTACTTTGACACCATCACTGCTTACGAAGAAAAAGGCTACCACGTGTACGCCCGGGGATCTGGCACCTCCACCAAGACCATCATTCATCAGCATACTCATCTTATAAAGCCGGCCGGCAAGCATCATAAGCTGGTCATCTTCCTGGCCAAGCCGTACATGCGTATTGTCAGATAAGCCCCACCTGTAGTTGTATTATTGTACTAACGCTTGCATCACAGTTTTGACACCCCGTACAATACATACACATTAGAGGGAGTAATCAGTGGACCTTGAAGGTACAGGGGTTTATAGCAACAGCCAAATAAAAGCCGCCATTTCAGACGGTCATATTGTATTTCACCCTTATATAGAGGACCACATTGCCGGCAGCAGCGTGGACGTGACCTTGGGCCACTGGTTTTATCGTACCGAGCGCAATGGCCACAGCGGCTTCTACAATCCGTTCGACGAAAGCGACGTCCGGCGTTACTTTGACGGACCGTTCCATGCCGACACCCACGATTTTTGGGCGCAAGCCAATGGTCGCAAGCCCTTTGGTGGCATCCCGCCAGACCATCCCATTATTATTCTGCGGCCGGGCGAACGTATCCTGGCCCACACCCATGAATTCATCGGCATCAAAGCCCCTGGCACCAGCACCATGCAAGCCCGCAGCACGTGGGGCCGCAATGGCGTGGCCGTCTGTCTGGACGCCGGGTGGGGGGACCCTGGCTATATCAACCGCTGGACCATGGAAATCTACAACATGAACCAGCACGAGAGCGTTGTGCTGCCGGTAGGCGAACGCATTGCCCAAATGGTCTTTTACCATACCGGCCCCGTGGACGGAGAATACAAAAACCTCAGCGGCAAATACCAGTCAAATGACAGTGAAAACCTAGTAGACATCATTAACAATTGGCGCCCTGAGCAAATGCTGCCGCGAGCTTACAAAGACACCCGCCGCAAACCGAGGGAAGTGTAATGGGTGCAATTGACCAAGATCCATGGTTTTTGAGTGACAAGCTAGAAGGCAAATACCCCGTTGCATCGCCAGATGAGTTGGCCGATGAATGGCACGCCTACACAGAACGAGAAACGCACGCACTACAGGGTGTGTTAGGTGCCTACGCCAAACCTGTCGGGGAAGTATGTGCCGTCGCCTCTATCGATTTATGCGAAGTAACGCGTGACACAGCCGTAAGCCTTGGCGATTTGGTCGGCGAACCACTCGAACGCGGACAGTACTCAGAGGGCACCTGGTATTCTGTCGAAAACATGGGGTTAGATTTTGAATACTCAGTCGTACTTGGTGGGCTCCAACACCTCATGAACAACGACCTCGTAGGAGCCATCCCAGGAATTGACGAGGTGAGCCACACCTTGCGTGGCTGGCGAGAGCAAGGCGTCTATATGGCGGCCAATACATCTACCTTGCCCGGCTGCGAACTTGCTACTATCCGTCATCACCTCGAAAAAGATCTGAAAGGATGCTTTGACGCCCTTCTTCTACCTCGCAACTACGACGGCAGAGGGAAAATGACCAAGGCGCAGGCTCTGGATGTGCTCGGCCAAGAAGCCGGGATAGACATAGGGGCGCTGCCACTGGTACACATTGACGACGCTACCCACCATGTCCAGGGATTTATTGATCACTTCGGGGACCATCCGACAAGCGCATTCCTAATGCCAGCACACAACTACAACCAAGCACCCGTGGCAGAGATGCGCTGCGAAGATCCGCCTGAGGCATTCGCACGAGCACACGAATTCTTACAAAAACAAGGAGTACTGCAATGAGCGAAAAAGGTGTGTTTCTAGTCATCGAGGGCACTGACGGATCAGGCAAGGGTACCCAGTTTAAATTGCTAGAGGAACACTTACGCCAGCAGGGTCACGACGTGGTGACGTGTGATTTTCCACAGTACGATCAGCCCTCTAGCTTTTTTGTACGCGAATACCTAAACGGCAAGTACGGCACTGCGGACGAAGTAGGCCCCTATACCGGTTCGCTCTTTTACGCCCTAGACCGCTACCACGCTGCCTCCCAGATCCGGGAAGCTCTGGAAGCCGGCAAGGTAGTGCTAGCCAACCGCTTTACGGGCAGCAACATGGCCCACCAAGGCACCAAGTTCAACCACGCCGAAGAACGCCGGGGCTATTTTATCTGGTTGGACAACCTCGAGTTCCAGATGCTGGGCATCCCGCGCCCAGACAAGAGTTTCGTACTCCGGGTGCCAGCCGAGATCGCCCAAAAACTAGTAGACCAAAAAGAGCAGCGCAGCTACACCGATAAAAAACGCGATATCCACGAGGCCGACCTAGGCCACCTGCAAAAAGCCGTCCAAGTCTACGATGACCTATGTCAGCTATTTCCCAAGGACTTCCAGCGGCTGGACTGTGTGCGAGGCGACACACTGCTTTCTATCGACCAAGTTCAAAATATGCTCCGCAAAACTATCCAGCCACTGCTACCAAAACCAGCTGGCAAGAAATCAGCTGCCACCACGGCAAAAGCCCCCAGTAGTATCAAGAAGCCAGACAACCCGTACGTCAAAAAGACCAGTCATGGCTGGGAAGTGACAGAGGCCGGCAAGCAGTTCCTAGAAGCAGCCATAACCAACGTAGACGGCGATGTCTATGCCTTCAAAGATAAGCTAAGCACGCTTACGGTGGCAGCAGCCATGGCCAGACTCAGTCGCCGCGGGGACGACATGCGTGTCACCATGCTGGACGAATTTGCTATGCACGAGGGCAAAGACGAAGGCCTGATCCACCGCGTAATTACCGCCTATGGGGACGACTCCGTCCAACAGCTAGTGGGCCAACACATCGTGGTAGAGAACGCTAGCAACCTACTGACCAAACAGCTCGAATGGGGACGCTTGGCGTCCTACCTAGAACAGTCCACCCGCTATATTTACTTTGACCAGAAAGATGCCAAAGGGCAATACAAATACTACACACCAGATCATATAGATGAGCTGACCACGGCCAAATACACCGCCACCATGGATAGCATTTTTGACACCTACTCGTCCATGGCCCGCGATCTGACAAATTATTTGCAGATCCACTCATCTACCCCCAAAGAAGAGCAAGACGGTGCCTGGCGCGGGGCCATCCGGGCTCAAGCCTGCGATGCCATCCGGGCAACGCTGCCCGTAGCCACCAAGTCTACCGTGGGTATTTTTGCCAGCGGCCAGGCGCTAGAGATGCTTATCATGCGTCTGCGGGCCAGCGAAAGCAAAGAAGCCCAAGCCGT is a window from the Verrucomicrobiia bacterium genome containing:
- a CDS encoding FAD-dependent thymidylate synthase, with the protein product MSEKGVFLVIEGTDGSGKGTQFKLLEEHLRQQGHDVVTCDFPQYDQPSSFFVREYLNGKYGTADEVGPYTGSLFYALDRYHAASQIREALEAGKVVLANRFTGSNMAHQGTKFNHAEERRGYFIWLDNLEFQMLGIPRPDKSFVLRVPAEIAQKLVDQKEQRSYTDKKRDIHEADLGHLQKAVQVYDDLCQLFPKDFQRLDCVRGDTLLSIDQVQNMLRKTIQPLLPKPAGKKSAATTAKAPSSIKKPDNPYVKKTSHGWEVTEAGKQFLEAAITNVDGDVYAFKDKLSTLTVAAAMARLSRRGDDMRVTMLDEFAMHEGKDEGLIHRVITAYGDDSVQQLVGQHIVVENASNLLTKQLEWGRLASYLEQSTRYIYFDQKDAKGQYKYYTPDHIDELTTAKYTATMDSIFDTYSSMARDLTNYLQIHSSTPKEEQDGAWRGAIRAQACDAIRATLPVATKSTVGIFASGQALEMLIMRLRASESKEAQAVGEQVLQEARKVIPTFLERADKPERGGATTAYLSDNRKAMKSVANRYLPDTHSNGHQAVTLHSVWPRKELDLVPHMLYESTQLSLEEITKEVNTWPIDRKLEVFNTYIGERLNRRHRPARALEQAHYTWDLLCDYGIFRDLQRHRMVDDLQWQALTPRYGYEIPKLVEDADLTESFEKCFDLSARLYSTLQAAGYLYEAQYATLLGHRMRWKITYNAREAFHLHELRTSPQGHPGYRKLVLEMHQKLAEVHPMLAEAMKFVNQGEDPELTRLAAERYTQFKLQQMPENI
- a CDS encoding deoxycytidine triphosphate deaminase, coding for MDLEGTGVYSNSQIKAAISDGHIVFHPYIEDHIAGSSVDVTLGHWFYRTERNGHSGFYNPFDESDVRRYFDGPFHADTHDFWAQANGRKPFGGIPPDHPIIILRPGERILAHTHEFIGIKAPGTSTMQARSTWGRNGVAVCLDAGWGDPGYINRWTMEIYNMNQHESVVLPVGERIAQMVFYHTGPVDGEYKNLSGKYQSNDSENLVDIINNWRPEQMLPRAYKDTRRKPREV